The Salvelinus namaycush isolate Seneca chromosome 16, SaNama_1.0, whole genome shotgun sequence genome has a segment encoding these proteins:
- the LOC120061496 gene encoding TBC1 domain family member 22B-like — protein sequence MATDNIIHFWRKNAKVPGRFPKDSPKGNNLKSKKASSFHEFARSTNDAWDIDDEDDEDFLAPIHPSSLPPTLLSTHQVPPLPLQQPSDTTREPDTGPADRLAPPTAEGCLQQKEDTDCGQINGRVVVKSSSEALLNTNTVCSTLQKQQSLPVRPIIPLVARISDQNSSGAPIMTVRDKSRLDKFKYLLSCPNTDLEELRKHSWSGIPREVRPITWRLLSGYLPANMERRDLVLKRKRDEYFGFIEQYYHSRTDETYKDTYRQIHIDIPRTNPLIPLFQQPAVQEVFERILFIWAIRHPASGYVQGINDLVTPFFVVFLSEFVEEDVENFDVASLPLDTQRNIEADSFWCMTKLLDGIQDNYTFAQPGIQNNVKALEELVSRIDEDIHNYFKRYEVEYLQFAFRWMNNLLMRELPLRCTIRLWDTYQAEQEGFSHFHLYVCAAFLIEWRKEILSMVDFQGLLMLLQNLPTIHWGNEEVGLLLAEAYRLKYMFADAPNHYKR from the exons gtttccTAAAGACAGCCCCAAGGGAAACAACCTCAAGTCTAAAAAAGCGTCTAGTTTCCACGAATTTGCCCGTAGCACCAACGATGCCTGGGACATTGATGACGAGGACGATGAGGACTTCTTAGCTCCCATTCACCCCTCATCTCTCCCGCCCACCCTGCTCTCCACGCACCAGGTTCCTCCTCTTCCTTTACAACAACCCAGTGACACCACCAGGGAGCCAGACACAGGGCCTGCAGACCGGCTGGCTCCCCCAACAGCAGAGGGCTGTCTTCAGCAGAAGGAGGACACAGACTGTGGACAGATCAATGGCAGAGTGGTGGTGAAGTCCAGCAGTGAGGCCCTGCTCAACACCAATACAG TGTGCTCCACCCTGCAGAAGCAACAGTCTCTCCCAGTTCGTCCTATCATCCCGTTAGTCGCCAGAATCTCTGACCAAAATTCCTCGGGGGCCCCAATCATGACAGTGCGAGACAAGAGCCGATTGGACAAATTCAAATACCTTCTGTCCTGTCCTAACACCGACCTTG AGGAGCTCCGGAAGCACAGCTGGTCAGGTATTCCACGAGAAGTGAGGCCCATCACATGGAGGCTTCTCTCT GGTTACCTTCCAGCCAACATGGAGCGCAGAGACCTGGTgctgaagaggaagagagacgaGTATTTTGGCTTCATTGAACAGTATTACCACTCCAGGACAGACGAAACTTACAAAGACACATATAGACAG ATCCACATCGATATTCCGAGGACAAACCCACTAATTCCACTTTTCCAGCAGCCCGCTGTGCAAGAG GTGTTTGAGAGGATCCTCTTCATCTGGGCTATCCGCCATCCAGCTAGTGGCTACGTCCAGGGAATCAACGACTTGGTCACTCCATTCTTTGTAGTCTTCCTCTCCGAATTTGTTG AGGAGGACGTGGAGAATTTTGACGTAGCGTCCctgcctcttgacacccagaggaacaTTGAGGCAGACAGTTTCTGGTGCATGACCAAGCTGCTGGACGGAATACAG GACAACTACACTTTTGCTCAGCCAGGGATTCAGAATAATGTGAAAGCTTTGGAAGAATTGGTCAGCAGAATCGATG AGGACATACACAACTACTTTAAGAGGTACGAGGTGGAGTACCTGCAGTTTGCGTTCCGCTGGATGAACAACCTGCTGATGAGAGAGCTGCCGCTACGCTGCACCATCCGCCTCTGGGACACATATCag GCTGAACAAGAGGGCTTCTCCCACTTCCACCTCTACGTCTGTGCTGCTTTCCTGATCGAGTGGCGTAAAGAGATACTCTCCATGGTCGATTTTCAG GGTCTTCTCATGTTACTCCAGAACCTTCCCACAATCCACTGGGGGAATGAGGAAGTGGGCCTTCTCCTGGCTGAAGCGTACAGACTCAAGTACATGTTCGCTGACGCGCCCAATCACTACAAGAGATAG